One window of the Cryptomeria japonica chromosome 7, Sugi_1.0, whole genome shotgun sequence genome contains the following:
- the LOC131856880 gene encoding uncharacterized protein LOC131856880, giving the protein MSFPLFNVCGPTKIADKEKVWKDISDKIGSLNNDKVIVAGNFKALLELDDKKGGLRMNSKVMEDFREFVASNSLFDVKPKNGLFTWTNRRDKFSRIFERMGRFLVKPHWVDSELNVDSCILPWSLSDHFPIQLLFIRIEKELEDLNNLVISAEMTNEDFVRENLLKEELSKTLQREEAYWRDKARENWIKAGDFNIKFFHASIKSKRACNWIFHIQDDLGEWQEEADIIKDLAVSHF; this is encoded by the exons ATGTCATTCCCTCTCTTTAATGTATGTGGTCCTACTAAAATAGCTGATAAAGAAAAAGTTTGGAAAGACATCTCGGATAAAATTGGCTCTCTTAACAATGATAAAGTCATAGTAGCAGGCAATTTCAAGGCATTACTGGAATTGGATGACAAGAAAGGTGGCTTGAGAATGAACTCGAAAGTTATGGAGGACTTTAGGGAGTTTGTGGCAAGTAACTCCTTGTTTGATGTAAAGCCTAAGAATGGTctattcacatggacaaataggagaGATAAGTTTTCCAGGATTTTTGAAAGAATGGGTAGATTCCTGGTCAAGCCCCATTGGGTGGACTCAGAACTCAACGTCGATTCCTGCATTCTCCCTTGGTCTCTTTCTGACCATTTCCCGATTCAGTTACTCTTcataag AATAGAAAAAGAATTGGAGGATTTGAACAATCTGGTGATCTCTGCAGAAATGACAAATGAGGACTTTGTTAGAGAAAATTTGTTGAAAGAAGAATTGTCGAAGACTCTCCAGAGAGAAGAGGCATATTGGAGAGACAAGGCGCGCGAGAATTGGATTAAAGCGGGGGATTTTAATATAAAGTTCTTTCATGCATCTATAAAATCAAAGAGAGCTTGTAATTGGATATTTCACATTCAAGATGACTTGGGAGAGTGGCAGGAGGAGGCGGATATTATAAAAGATCTAGCAGTTAGTCATTTCTGA